From the genome of Anaerolineae bacterium, one region includes:
- the aroF gene encoding 3-deoxy-7-phosphoheptulonate synthase, which translates to MIIVMKRDATQADVEAVIERVHSFGLRTHVSVGEERTIVGIIGDERNLPVHQIERLNGVERAVPILHPFKLASSEFVQGRTVIQVGNVRIGGEEIVVMAGPCAVESREQLLETALAVKKAGAQILRGGAFKPRTSPYSFQGLGKEGLEYLAEARALTGLPVVTEVISPTDVELVSQYADILQIGARNSQNFALLHEVGLTRKPVLLKRGMMSRLEEFLMSAEYVLAAGNPNVILCERGIRTFETYTRNTVDINAVPVLKQLSHLPVLLDPSHGTGKWDLVPAVAKAAIAAGADGLLIEVHPRPEEALSDGMQSLKPDKFAALMRDLARVAQAVDRKLTLEAGV; encoded by the coding sequence GTGATTATCGTGATGAAACGAGATGCGACACAGGCGGATGTGGAAGCGGTCATAGAGCGGGTGCACTCTTTCGGCCTGCGCACCCACGTGTCCGTTGGCGAGGAGCGCACCATCGTGGGCATTATCGGCGACGAGCGTAATCTGCCCGTGCACCAGATCGAGCGGCTCAACGGTGTGGAGCGGGCGGTGCCGATCCTGCACCCCTTCAAGCTGGCCAGCAGTGAGTTCGTGCAGGGACGCACCGTCATCCAGGTGGGGAATGTGCGCATTGGGGGCGAGGAGATCGTGGTCATGGCCGGCCCCTGCGCCGTGGAATCGCGCGAACAGCTCCTGGAAACCGCCCTCGCCGTGAAGAAGGCCGGCGCCCAAATCCTGCGCGGCGGCGCCTTCAAACCACGCACCTCCCCATACTCCTTCCAGGGCCTGGGCAAAGAGGGCCTGGAATATCTGGCGGAAGCGCGGGCGCTGACCGGCCTGCCGGTCGTGACCGAGGTCATCAGCCCCACCGATGTAGAGCTGGTCAGCCAGTATGCGGACATCCTCCAGATCGGCGCCCGCAATTCCCAGAACTTCGCCCTTCTGCACGAGGTGGGCCTGACCCGCAAGCCGGTCCTGCTGAAGCGCGGCATGATGTCCCGGCTGGAAGAATTCCTGATGTCCGCGGAGTATGTCCTGGCCGCCGGCAATCCCAACGTCATCCTGTGCGAGCGCGGCATCCGCACTTTCGAGACCTACACCCGCAACACCGTGGACATCAACGCTGTGCCGGTGTTGAAACAGCTCAGCCATCTGCCGGTCCTGCTGGACCCCAGCCACGGCACGGGGAAATGGGACCTGGTGCCGGCGGTGGCCAAGGCCGCCATCGCCGCCGGCGCCGATGGCCTCCTTATTGAGGTGCATCCACGACCGGAAGAGGCCCTTTCCGACGGGATGCAGTCGCTCAAGCCGGATAAATTCGCCGCACTGATGCGCGACCTGGCGCGCGTGGCGCAGGCCGTGGACCGCAAGCTCACCCTGGAGGCCGGCGTATGA
- the pheA gene encoding prephenate dehydratase, translating into MGKIVVAFQGEHGAYSEEAVYQHFPRDTETLPCHSLKEIFEAIESGRATHGMLPIENSTAGSINQSYDLLLEYDLKIWAEVILRVRHCLLANPGTSIEQIRRVRSHPQALAQCERYIASHNFEPISYYDTAGSARELAENPQPDMAAIASRLAGEMYGLQVLDSDIEDLRFNYTRFFVLGTEDPPRTEHSKTSVVFATRHVPRALYTCLGEFAERDINLTKLESRPRRNKPWHYLFYLDFEGHWQEPHCEKALLGLLRRAAFVKVLGSYPAAPMPAETDNDHEQI; encoded by the coding sequence ATGGGGAAAATAGTCGTCGCTTTCCAGGGGGAACACGGGGCATATTCGGAAGAGGCGGTCTACCAACACTTTCCGCGCGATACGGAGACCCTGCCCTGTCACTCGCTCAAGGAAATCTTCGAGGCCATCGAGAGCGGGCGCGCCACCCACGGCATGCTGCCGATCGAGAACTCCACCGCCGGCTCCATCAACCAGTCCTACGACCTCTTGCTGGAATACGACCTGAAAATCTGGGCGGAGGTCATCCTGCGGGTGCGGCACTGCCTGCTGGCCAATCCCGGCACCAGCATCGAGCAGATTCGGCGGGTGCGCTCGCATCCGCAGGCGCTGGCGCAGTGCGAGCGCTACATCGCCAGCCATAATTTCGAGCCGATCAGCTACTACGATACCGCCGGCAGTGCTCGTGAGCTGGCGGAGAACCCTCAGCCGGACATGGCCGCCATCGCCAGCCGGCTGGCCGGCGAGATGTACGGCCTGCAGGTGCTCGACTCCGATATCGAGGACCTCCGTTTCAACTACACCCGCTTCTTCGTCCTCGGGACGGAGGACCCACCCCGCACGGAGCACAGCAAGACCTCAGTAGTCTTCGCCACGCGGCACGTGCCGCGTGCCCTGTACACCTGCCTGGGCGAGTTCGCCGAACGGGACATCAACCTGACCAAGCTGGAGTCCCGCCCCCGCCGCAACAAGCCCTGGCACTATCTCTTTTACCTGGACTTCGAGGGCCACTGGCAGGAGCCTCACTGTGAAAAGGCCCTGTTGGGGCTCCTGCGCAGAGCGGCCTTTGTCAAGGTGCTGGGTTCGTATCCCGCCGCCCCCATGCCGGCGGAAACCGATAACGACCATGAACAAATCTAG
- the aroH gene encoding chorismate mutase: MAICCRGVRGAITVESNTPEAILEAARELLQAMAEANGIQPADIASILFTVTPDLNAAYPAQAARELGWRHTPLMCATEIPVPAGLPRCVRVLIHWNTEKSQEEIIHVYLRDAQRLRPDLTGGS; this comes from the coding sequence ATGGCGATTTGCTGTCGCGGGGTGCGCGGCGCCATCACCGTCGAATCCAACACGCCCGAGGCCATCCTGGAGGCCGCGCGGGAGCTCCTGCAGGCGATGGCCGAGGCCAACGGCATTCAGCCGGCGGATATCGCCAGCATCCTCTTCACCGTCACACCAGACCTGAACGCCGCGTATCCCGCGCAGGCGGCCCGGGAGCTGGGCTGGCGCCACACGCCGCTGATGTGCGCCACGGAAATCCCGGTGCCGGCCGGCCTGCCGCGCTGTGTGCGCGTGCTGATACACTGGAACACCGAGAAAAGCCAGGAGGAGATTATCCACGTGTACTTGCGGGACGCCCAACGCCTGCGTCCCGACCTGACAGGAGGTTCATAA
- a CDS encoding F0F1 ATP synthase subunit epsilon gives MRVLQCEIVTAERRVYAGEVREVIAPTTTGQVTILPRHVPLLCSLMPGEVRLVRPDNEEILLAIGGGFMEVRGDRVVILADTAERADEIDVERARKARERAEQLLRQKISDVEFARAEAALRRAMARLRVAERAKVRRRRHTPSSGGGTVEE, from the coding sequence ATGCGGGTTCTGCAGTGTGAGATTGTGACAGCGGAGCGCCGGGTGTACGCCGGCGAAGTGCGGGAGGTCATCGCGCCCACCACTACCGGCCAGGTGACCATCCTGCCGCGCCATGTGCCGCTGTTGTGTTCCTTAATGCCCGGCGAGGTGCGGCTGGTGCGGCCGGACAACGAGGAAATCCTGCTGGCCATCGGCGGCGGCTTTATGGAAGTGCGGGGCGACCGGGTGGTCATCCTGGCGGACACCGCGGAGCGCGCCGATGAGATTGACGTGGAGCGGGCGCGCAAAGCGCGCGAGCGGGCGGAGCAGTTACTGCGCCAGAAGATCAGCGACGTGGAGTTTGCCCGCGCCGAGGCCGCCCTGCGGCGCGCCATGGCCCGCCTGCGGGTGGCGGAGCGAGCAAAGGTGCGCCGCCGGCGCCATACACCCTCCTCCGGCGGCGGAACAGTGGAAGAATAA